In Deinococcota bacterium, one DNA window encodes the following:
- a CDS encoding DUF1684 domain-containing protein has product MTRYHQLLDYRRQVSAMYASVRERGSANLEAFRLFQARRDDLFTLHPQSPLDETQRRGFHGLSYFPYDPRLRFTLELDYGMHHETFEVQLRDDGLMRLGRVAKVHMEIAGQEVALSLFWIHGYGGGFFLPFGDTTNGRSTYGGGRYLLDTIKGADLGGADGKLVLDFNYAYNPSCAYSSRWACPLAPPENRLTVPIAAGEKAFAG; this is encoded by the coding sequence GTGACCCGCTATCATCAGTTGCTCGATTACCGCCGGCAAGTATCGGCCATGTACGCCAGCGTCCGGGAGCGCGGCAGCGCCAACCTCGAGGCTTTCAGGCTTTTTCAGGCGAGACGTGATGACCTCTTCACCCTTCACCCGCAGTCACCTCTCGATGAAACGCAGCGCCGAGGCTTTCACGGCCTCTCCTATTTTCCGTACGACCCACGCTTGCGCTTCACCCTCGAGCTCGATTATGGCATGCATCACGAAACCTTTGAGGTCCAGCTCCGGGACGACGGACTCATGAGGCTGGGACGCGTAGCAAAGGTCCACATGGAAATCGCGGGGCAAGAAGTGGCTCTCTCCCTCTTCTGGATCCATGGGTACGGCGGCGGCTTTTTTCTACCGTTTGGGGACACTACCAACGGCCGGAGCACCTACGGCGGCGGGCGCTACCTTCTCGACACCATCAAGGGTGCGGACCTAGGAGGGGCGGACGGTAAGCTCGTCCTCGACTTCAATTACGCCTACAATCCGTCCTGCGCCTACAGTAGCCGCTGGGCGTGCCCGCTCGCGCCACCGGAGAATCGCCTGACGGTTCCTATTGCTGCCGGCGAGAAGGCCTTCGCGGGTTGA